From one Deltaproteobacteria bacterium genomic stretch:
- a CDS encoding uracil-DNA glycosylase — protein MSGTVSRSMLAAWLREVGVDYVMLPARGSSSGPAARASLSPGDVAATVAPSGAAVETLDDIREELTDCRRCPLCAGRATVVFGVGNPRARLMFVGEGPGSEEDRRGEPFVGAAGKRLDQWIARIGLRREDVYIANIVKCRPPGNRPPTPDEAKVCLPYLLRQIRAIRPEIVCTLGGTALNFLLGVEEKITRERGKWRERDGVPVLPTYHPAFILRNAARETEVFGDFDALASRLRLPPAK, from the coding sequence ATGAGCGGAACCGTTTCCCGAAGCATGCTGGCGGCGTGGCTTCGCGAGGTCGGAGTGGATTACGTGATGTTGCCCGCCCGCGGGTCCTCGTCCGGTCCGGCCGCGCGCGCGTCGCTTTCTCCCGGGGACGTGGCCGCAACGGTCGCCCCGTCCGGCGCCGCGGTGGAAACCCTCGACGACATCCGCGAGGAGCTGACCGATTGCCGCCGGTGTCCGCTCTGCGCGGGCCGCGCCACGGTCGTCTTCGGGGTGGGGAACCCCCGCGCCCGGCTGATGTTCGTCGGCGAGGGACCCGGGTCCGAGGAGGACCGCCGGGGAGAGCCGTTCGTCGGGGCCGCCGGGAAGCGGCTCGATCAGTGGATCGCGCGGATCGGTCTCCGGCGGGAGGACGTCTACATCGCCAACATCGTGAAGTGCCGCCCCCCGGGGAACCGCCCCCCGACCCCCGACGAGGCGAAGGTGTGCCTTCCGTACCTGTTGCGCCAGATTCGCGCGATTCGCCCCGAGATCGTCTGCACCCTCGGCGGCACCGCGCTGAATTTCCTGTTGGGAGTCGAGGAGAAGATCACCCGGGAGCGGGGGAAGTGGAGGGAACGGGACGGCGTCCCCGTGCTCCCCACGTATCACCCCGCCTTCATCCTGCGCAACGCCGCCCGGGAGACGGAAGTGTTCGGGGACTTCGATGCCCTCGCTTCGCGTCTCCGCCTTCCTCCCGCGAAATGA
- a CDS encoding class I SAM-dependent rRNA methyltransferase, with product MTDSLREVRVSRKGEERLRSGHPWVFGDDLREVPEGLSPGQWAWVRSRSGEPLGTATINLGSRIALRRVSRADVLPTEAFLGDRLREAAARRAEAGMGGERALRVLYSEGDFLPGVIADRYGDLLSVQILTAGMETVRDLLLDVLERHFRPRLIYERSEGGGRRHEGLAERKGTARGEGPTREEIETDGVRFSVDVAAGPKTGFFLDQRRNRAIVRGLAEGKTVLDGFCASGGFGLYALAGGAKSVLGIDASRPAVETARANAALNGVSGQWEGEAEDLFQALRNLRDIGRRFDLVILDPPSFAKSREGREGALRGYRDINRMGLSVLSPGGFLATSSCTQLIDGTQWVEALRDAAADAGADLERIAWGGQPPDHPVLLSVPETDYLKFAVYRKRLP from the coding sequence ATGACGGATTCCCTGCGCGAGGTCCGGGTCAGCCGGAAAGGCGAGGAGCGGTTGCGCTCCGGCCACCCGTGGGTGTTCGGGGACGACCTGCGCGAGGTGCCGGAGGGCCTCTCGCCGGGCCAGTGGGCCTGGGTGCGCTCGCGATCCGGGGAACCCCTCGGGACGGCGACGATCAACCTCGGGTCCCGGATCGCCCTGCGACGGGTGTCCCGTGCGGATGTCCTGCCGACGGAGGCGTTCCTCGGCGATCGGCTGCGCGAAGCGGCCGCGCGGCGCGCCGAGGCGGGGATGGGCGGGGAACGCGCCTTGCGGGTCCTCTACTCCGAGGGCGATTTCCTCCCCGGGGTGATCGCGGACCGGTACGGCGATCTCCTCTCGGTGCAGATCCTGACGGCGGGGATGGAGACCGTCCGGGATCTTCTCCTCGATGTCCTCGAGCGTCACTTCCGGCCGCGGCTGATCTATGAGCGATCCGAAGGTGGGGGACGCCGCCACGAAGGGCTGGCGGAGCGGAAGGGGACGGCCCGCGGGGAGGGGCCGACCCGGGAAGAGATCGAGACGGACGGGGTCCGGTTTTCCGTGGATGTGGCGGCGGGACCCAAGACGGGCTTCTTCCTCGACCAGCGACGGAATCGCGCCATCGTCCGCGGCCTGGCGGAGGGGAAGACGGTGCTCGACGGCTTCTGCGCCTCGGGAGGGTTCGGCCTGTACGCCCTCGCCGGGGGGGCGAAGAGCGTTCTTGGCATCGACGCCTCGCGGCCGGCCGTCGAGACCGCGCGCGCAAACGCCGCGTTGAACGGCGTTTCCGGACAGTGGGAGGGGGAGGCGGAGGATCTCTTCCAGGCGCTTCGGAACTTGAGGGACATCGGGCGGCGGTTCGACCTGGTGATCCTCGACCCGCCGTCGTTCGCCAAGTCCCGCGAGGGGAGGGAGGGGGCGCTGCGCGGATACCGGGACATCAACCGGATGGGGCTTTCGGTCCTCTCTCCCGGAGGTTTTCTCGCCACCTCGTCCTGCACGCAGTTGATCGATGGGACGCAATGGGTCGAGGCTCTCCGGGACGCGGCGGCCGACGCCGGCGCGGACCTCGAGAGGATCGCGTGGGGGGGGCAGCCGCCCGATCACCCGGTGCTCCTGTCCGTCCCCGAGACCGACTACCTGAAATTCGCCGTCTACAGGAAGCGACTGCCATGA
- a CDS encoding nodulation protein NfeD, whose amino-acid sequence MTRSVRIIVIFAFALLLSVPGIALPAAPAGKGVLVATIAAPIGPVTADYLAAVIGRADEEDAALLVVELDTPGGLDSAMRQMVQAILKSRVPVAVYVSPQGARAASAGVLITLAADVAAMAPGTNIGAAHPVSVGGGAMDNTMSRKVENDAAAYARSLAAGRGRNVDWAESAVRQSASLSEIDALDRKVVDLVAASLPDLLARIDGREIRKGDVTVTLRTKGAPVTRVPMGLRHRVLSALADPNIAYILMMIGIYGIYFELASPGAVFPGVVGGISLLLAFYALQTLSANYAGFLLVLLSLLLFFLELKIQSHGALAIGGIVAMALGSLMLFRGSADPYLRVSWTVLGTMVALSAVFFAAVISLAVRSQLRKPSTGSEGMVGEIGEAVTDIDRKGKVHVHGELWNARCDRPVRKGESVIVKGLDGMTLVVEPVKDR is encoded by the coding sequence ATGACCCGTTCCGTTCGCATCATCGTGATCTTCGCATTCGCGCTTCTCCTTTCCGTTCCGGGGATCGCCCTTCCCGCCGCCCCGGCGGGGAAGGGGGTGCTCGTGGCCACGATCGCCGCCCCGATCGGTCCCGTCACGGCGGACTACCTCGCCGCGGTCATCGGGCGGGCGGACGAAGAGGATGCGGCGCTCCTCGTGGTCGAGCTGGACACGCCGGGCGGGCTCGATTCCGCGATGCGGCAGATGGTGCAGGCGATCCTCAAGAGCCGCGTCCCCGTCGCGGTGTACGTCTCCCCGCAGGGGGCGCGGGCGGCGTCCGCGGGGGTGCTGATCACGCTGGCGGCAGACGTGGCGGCCATGGCCCCCGGGACCAATATCGGCGCGGCCCACCCGGTCAGCGTGGGGGGCGGCGCGATGGACAACACGATGTCGCGGAAGGTGGAAAACGACGCCGCGGCCTACGCGCGCTCGCTGGCCGCGGGCCGGGGGCGAAACGTCGACTGGGCGGAGAGCGCCGTGCGGCAGAGCGCCTCCCTCTCGGAAATCGACGCCCTCGACAGGAAGGTCGTCGACCTGGTCGCCGCGTCCCTTCCCGACCTGCTGGCCCGGATCGACGGGAGGGAGATCCGGAAGGGCGACGTGACGGTGACCCTCCGAACGAAGGGTGCGCCGGTGACCCGCGTGCCCATGGGCCTTCGCCATCGCGTCCTGTCCGCCCTGGCGGACCCCAACATTGCCTACATCCTGATGATGATCGGGATCTACGGGATCTATTTCGAGCTGGCCTCCCCCGGCGCGGTGTTCCCCGGAGTGGTGGGAGGGATCTCGCTGCTCCTGGCCTTCTACGCCCTGCAGACCCTCTCGGCGAACTACGCCGGCTTTCTGCTGGTCCTGCTCTCTCTCCTCCTCTTCTTCCTCGAGCTGAAGATCCAGTCGCACGGGGCGTTGGCCATCGGCGGGATCGTCGCGATGGCCCTGGGGAGCCTGATGCTCTTCCGGGGGAGCGCCGACCCGTACCTGCGCGTCTCCTGGACCGTGCTGGGCACCATGGTCGCGCTGTCGGCGGTTTTCTTCGCCGCAGTCATCTCGCTGGCCGTGCGCAGCCAGCTCCGCAAGCCGTCCACCGGTTCGGAGGGGATGGTCGGAGAGATCGGGGAGGCGGTCACGGACATCGACCGGAAGGGGAAAGTGCATGTCCACGGAGAGTTGTGGAACGCCCGGTGCGACCGGCCCGTCCGCAAGGGGGAGTCGGTGATCGTGAAAGGCCTCGACGGGATGACGCTCGTCGTCGAACCAGTCAAAGACCGCTGA
- a CDS encoding slipin family protein: MYAAALVLVFLFLSSAVKILNEYERGVVFRLGRVIGSKGPGLILLIPAVDKMVRVDLRVVAMDVPAQDVITRDNVTIKVSAVLYFRVIDPNRAIVGVENYLYATSQLSQTTLRSVCGQVELDELLAEREKINAHLQEILDKDTEPWGVKVAKVEIKNIDLPQEMQRAIAKQAEAERERRAKVIDAEGEFQAAQKLSDAAKIIGQNPIALQLRYLQTLREVAAENNSTTIFPVPIDLLTPFMQLAKMVTPAPPGGTTPPAA; the protein is encoded by the coding sequence ATGTATGCAGCCGCACTGGTACTGGTTTTTCTCTTCCTGTCCAGCGCCGTCAAGATCCTGAACGAGTACGAACGGGGGGTCGTGTTCCGGCTCGGGCGCGTGATCGGGTCGAAGGGCCCCGGCCTCATCCTGCTCATCCCCGCCGTCGACAAGATGGTCCGGGTGGACCTGCGCGTCGTGGCGATGGACGTCCCCGCGCAGGACGTCATCACGCGGGACAACGTCACCATCAAGGTGAGCGCCGTCCTTTATTTCCGCGTCATCGACCCGAATCGGGCGATCGTCGGCGTGGAGAACTACCTCTACGCGACGTCCCAGCTCTCCCAGACGACCCTGCGGTCGGTCTGCGGCCAGGTCGAGCTCGACGAGCTTCTCGCGGAACGGGAGAAGATCAACGCGCACCTCCAGGAGATCCTCGACAAGGACACGGAGCCGTGGGGCGTCAAGGTCGCGAAGGTGGAGATCAAGAACATCGACCTGCCGCAGGAGATGCAGAGGGCGATCGCCAAGCAGGCCGAGGCCGAACGGGAACGGCGCGCCAAGGTCATCGACGCCGAGGGGGAGTTCCAGGCGGCCCAGAAACTTTCCGACGCGGCGAAGATCATCGGCCAGAACCCGATCGCCCTGCAGCTGCGCTATCTCCAGACGCTGCGGGAAGTGGCGGCCGAGAACAACTCGACGACCATCTTCCCCGTGCCGATCGACCTGCTCACGCCGTTCATGCAATTGGCGAAAATGGTGACCCCGGCGCCCCCGGGTGGAACGACGCCCCCCGCCGCGTAA
- a CDS encoding SpoIID/LytB domain-containing protein, translating to MASPSEVTGTRFMRVLLSGGTSGVVLEGETIRAWGIDGRLAAEAAGRVTLTAVGERIRWNGSRLLGDTLDAAGAPDLRVGKRKAAGRVRLLARKGVLLAVAVVPIEAYVAAVVSREATPRFHPEALAALAVAARTYAAGAAAKPRDPEYDVVGSVEDQVFEGMDGVAAVFREAADRTRGVVVRYRGELALTVYHSTCGGRTENAGSAWGKDVPYLRAQLCDDCADSPVYRWGYRMSGAEGRRVAKALGVPPGKDLRIAVADRTPTGRASRVRISSSGVSRELQAAEFRKAAGYAKVRSLKMEIVPVAGEWRFTGEGWGHGVGLCQYGADGMARRGAGFREILARYYPGTEVTGETP from the coding sequence GTGGCATCTCCCTCCGAGGTGACGGGGACCCGGTTCATGCGTGTGCTCCTCTCGGGAGGGACATCGGGAGTCGTCCTCGAAGGGGAGACGATCCGGGCGTGGGGAATCGACGGGAGGCTGGCCGCCGAGGCGGCGGGTCGCGTCACCCTGACCGCGGTCGGGGAACGGATCCGATGGAACGGGTCGAGGCTCCTCGGCGACACCCTCGACGCGGCGGGGGCGCCGGACCTGCGCGTCGGGAAACGGAAAGCGGCCGGGCGGGTCCGCCTCCTCGCGCGGAAAGGGGTGCTGCTCGCCGTTGCCGTGGTGCCGATCGAGGCGTACGTCGCCGCCGTGGTCAGCCGGGAGGCCACGCCGCGGTTCCACCCGGAGGCGCTCGCGGCGCTGGCGGTGGCCGCGCGGACGTACGCCGCCGGGGCGGCCGCGAAGCCGCGCGACCCCGAGTACGACGTCGTCGGCAGCGTGGAAGACCAGGTGTTCGAAGGGATGGACGGGGTCGCGGCGGTCTTCCGGGAGGCCGCCGACCGGACGCGGGGGGTGGTGGTGCGGTACCGGGGCGAGCTCGCGCTGACGGTGTACCACTCCACCTGCGGGGGGCGGACCGAAAACGCCGGATCCGCCTGGGGGAAGGACGTCCCGTACCTGCGGGCGCAGCTCTGCGACGATTGCGCCGACAGCCCGGTCTATCGGTGGGGGTACCGGATGTCCGGGGCGGAGGGGCGCCGCGTGGCGAAGGCGCTCGGTGTCCCGCCCGGAAAGGATCTTCGGATCGCCGTGGCGGACCGCACGCCGACGGGACGGGCGAGCCGAGTCCGGATCTCCTCCAGCGGCGTCTCCCGCGAGCTGCAGGCCGCGGAGTTCCGGAAGGCGGCCGGGTACGCGAAGGTCCGCAGCCTGAAGATGGAGATCGTCCCCGTCGCCGGGGAGTGGCGGTTCACGGGGGAAGGGTGGGGACACGGCGTGGGGTTGTGCCAGTACGGAGCGGACGGGATGGCCCGGCGCGGGGCGGGGTTTCGCGAGATCCTCGCCCGCTACTATCCGGGGACCGAAGTGACGGGAGAGACGCCCTGA
- the queA gene encoding tRNA preQ1(34) S-adenosylmethionine ribosyltransferase-isomerase QueA — protein MRTDLLEYDLPERLVAQHPAPRRRDARLMTLSRATGDVDHRVFSELPFLLRRGDLLVVNDTKVLHGRLRAARATGGAVEVFLLSPLPEAGAVGEERWEALARPSKRLKEGEEFEVGGALRVRLARRLDEGRWEVLLSGGNVPVAKALERVGEVPLPPYIRRRPGDPAAKEDAVRYQTVFARNPGSVAAPTAGLHFDEDLVGELATAGVGVARVTLSVGYGTFSPIRTEEVEEYAIHPERYRLPPEAAAEINAARGRGGRVVAVGTTSVRTLETCATEDGTVTSSEGTTRKFIFPGYRFRAVDALVTNFHLPRSSLLALVMAFAGVDAVRAAYREAVAREYRFYSYGDAMFIS, from the coding sequence CTGAGGACCGACCTGCTGGAGTACGACCTGCCGGAGCGCCTCGTCGCGCAGCATCCGGCTCCCCGCCGACGCGACGCCCGCCTGATGACCCTGTCCCGCGCGACCGGGGACGTCGATCACCGCGTATTTTCGGAGTTGCCGTTCCTTCTTCGCCGCGGGGACCTGCTGGTCGTCAACGATACGAAGGTCCTCCATGGACGGCTCCGCGCGGCGCGCGCGACGGGCGGGGCCGTCGAGGTCTTCCTCCTGTCGCCCCTGCCGGAGGCCGGAGCCGTCGGGGAGGAACGGTGGGAGGCGCTCGCACGCCCTTCGAAGCGTCTGAAGGAGGGGGAGGAGTTCGAGGTCGGAGGCGCCCTGCGGGTCCGCCTCGCGCGCAGGCTCGACGAGGGACGCTGGGAGGTGCTCCTGTCCGGGGGAAATGTCCCCGTCGCGAAGGCGTTGGAGCGCGTGGGGGAGGTGCCGCTGCCGCCGTACATCCGGCGCCGCCCCGGCGATCCGGCGGCGAAGGAGGACGCCGTCCGGTACCAGACGGTGTTCGCGAGGAACCCCGGCTCGGTGGCGGCCCCTACCGCGGGACTTCATTTCGACGAGGATCTCGTGGGGGAACTCGCGACGGCGGGAGTCGGCGTGGCGCGGGTGACCTTGTCGGTCGGGTACGGCACCTTCTCCCCGATCCGCACGGAGGAGGTCGAGGAGTACGCGATCCACCCGGAACGGTACCGGTTGCCGCCGGAGGCGGCGGCGGAAATCAACGCCGCGCGCGGCCGCGGCGGACGCGTCGTCGCGGTGGGCACCACCAGCGTGCGGACCCTCGAGACGTGCGCGACGGAGGACGGCACGGTGACGTCGTCGGAGGGGACGACGCGGAAGTTCATCTTCCCCGGCTACCGGTTCCGGGCGGTCGACGCCCTGGTGACGAACTTTCACCTTCCGCGCTCCAGCCTCCTCGCCCTGGTGATGGCGTTCGCCGGCGTGGACGCGGTGCGGGCGGCGTACCGGGAGGCGGTGGCGCGGGAATACCGCTTCTACAGCTACGGCGACGCGATGTTCATCTCTTGA
- the tgt gene encoding tRNA guanosine(34) transglycosylase Tgt, translating to MTLRFTVEARDGGTAARAGTISTDRGSLRTPAFMPVGTAATVKGVWPDQLREMGYGCILGNTYHLYLRPGHERIRGQGGLHRFMGWDRLILTDSGGFQVFSLSALRKVSDEAVTFRSHLDGSAHTLTPELAVAVQEALGSDVRMALDECVEYPAGREEVEEAVRRTTLWATRSLAARTFEGGGMFGIVQGGMFPDLRRRSVEEICALPFQGFAIGGVSVGEGKELQRETVAGTAPMLPASMPRYLMGVGTPADILFAIARGVDLFDCVLPTRNARNGMMFTSAGPVSIKQARYADDSLPPDERCDCPTCRGFSRAYLRHLYLQREMLGSMAMTVHNLHFYARLMRRAREAISRGNFGELVKESGVSENE from the coding sequence TTGACGCTCCGGTTCACGGTCGAGGCGCGGGACGGCGGGACCGCCGCGAGGGCGGGAACGATCTCGACCGACCGGGGCTCCCTGCGCACCCCGGCGTTCATGCCCGTGGGGACGGCGGCGACGGTCAAGGGGGTCTGGCCGGACCAGCTGCGGGAGATGGGGTACGGCTGCATCCTCGGCAACACCTATCACCTGTACCTGCGCCCCGGCCACGAGCGGATCCGCGGCCAGGGGGGACTCCACCGGTTCATGGGGTGGGACCGCCTGATCCTCACCGATAGCGGCGGGTTCCAGGTCTTCTCCCTCAGCGCGCTGCGGAAGGTGTCCGACGAGGCGGTGACGTTCCGCTCCCACCTCGACGGGTCGGCGCACACCCTCACCCCGGAGCTCGCGGTGGCGGTGCAGGAGGCGCTCGGGTCGGACGTGCGGATGGCGCTGGACGAGTGCGTGGAGTACCCGGCGGGCCGGGAAGAGGTCGAAGAGGCGGTGCGGCGGACGACGTTGTGGGCGACCCGCTCCCTCGCGGCGCGGACCTTCGAGGGCGGCGGCATGTTCGGGATCGTCCAGGGGGGGATGTTCCCGGACCTTCGGCGCCGCAGCGTAGAGGAGATCTGCGCCCTCCCGTTTCAGGGATTCGCCATCGGCGGGGTGAGCGTCGGGGAGGGGAAGGAACTCCAGCGCGAGACCGTGGCCGGGACGGCGCCGATGCTTCCCGCTTCCATGCCGCGCTACCTGATGGGGGTGGGAACGCCCGCGGACATCCTCTTCGCGATCGCGCGGGGGGTGGACCTGTTCGACTGCGTTCTGCCGACGCGCAACGCGCGAAACGGGATGATGTTCACCTCCGCGGGGCCGGTATCGATCAAGCAGGCCCGATACGCGGACGACTCCCTCCCGCCGGACGAACGGTGCGACTGCCCCACGTGCCGCGGTTTTTCCCGCGCGTACCTGCGCCACCTCTATCTCCAGCGGGAGATGCTGGGGTCGATGGCGATGACCGTGCACAACCTTCATTTCTACGCGCGGCTGATGCGGCGGGCGCGGGAGGCGATTTCCCGTGGAAATTTCGGGGAACTTGTGAAAGAATCAGGCGTTTCGGAAAACGAGTAG
- the yajC gene encoding preprotein translocase subunit YajC, which produces MFVTGVAYAMGGSPGGGVGGGGLMGLLPILLMFVIFYFLLIRPQQKTASKQRDFIKNLKVGDRVVTTGGLHGEVKGLTETTITLEIADKVRVKVTRSAVSGSSQDAAVPEAQKPA; this is translated from the coding sequence ATGTTCGTAACCGGTGTGGCGTACGCGATGGGCGGATCCCCTGGCGGCGGGGTCGGAGGCGGCGGTCTCATGGGGCTTCTCCCGATCCTGCTCATGTTCGTTATCTTCTACTTCCTGCTGATCCGTCCGCAGCAGAAAACGGCGAGCAAGCAACGCGATTTCATCAAGAACCTCAAGGTGGGCGACCGGGTGGTCACCACCGGCGGGCTGCACGGGGAAGTGAAGGGGCTGACCGAGACGACCATCACCCTCGAGATCGCCGACAAGGTCCGCGTGAAGGTCACCCGCAGCGCCGTTTCCGGCTCGAGCCAGGATGCGGCCGTCCCCGAGGCGCAGAAGCCCGCCTGA
- the secD gene encoding protein translocase subunit SecD, which produces MWKSINGRITLIAVLTAVSIIILVPSLTDRVPAGWKDRVPKINLGLDLQGGVFLRLAVEIDKAIENTSMRYADDARAVCREKALPVLAFQKAGDGGFSLRFPPGDFASRAQATLKEEFPSLDVSLGEVKADGATVTARMKPAEIQAIRTNAVVQGVETIRNRIDQFGVREPQIIAEGEDRIVVQLPGVKDQQRAIELVGKTALLEFKLVDEGASVEEALKGNVPEDAQVLYQKSVDPQSGRATKTPMVVKKRALLTGDTIKTAKVNFGNQAGGAHVSLSFDTRGAKVFDRVTAENVKRRLAIVLDDTIYSAPVIQERISGGEAQITGSFTPEEASDLAIVLRAGSLPAPVKVIQNVSIGPSLGLDSINKGVRAALIGALLVVVFMAFYYRFAGMVADFALIFNILFLLSGMAAFSATLTLPGIAGIILAIGMAVDSNVLIFERIREEIRAKKSVRAAIDAGYEKAFWTVVDSHVTTLITAVILFQFGTGPIKGFAVTLSMGVAINLFTALVCTKVVFDYLNAKKPMQALSI; this is translated from the coding sequence ATGTGGAAGAGCATCAACGGGAGAATCACGCTGATCGCCGTCCTCACGGCGGTCTCCATCATCATTCTCGTCCCCTCGCTGACCGACCGGGTCCCCGCGGGCTGGAAAGACCGGGTCCCCAAGATCAACCTCGGACTCGATCTTCAGGGCGGCGTGTTCCTGCGCCTGGCCGTCGAGATCGACAAGGCGATCGAGAACACCTCGATGCGTTACGCGGACGACGCGCGCGCCGTCTGCCGTGAAAAGGCGCTGCCGGTCCTCGCTTTCCAGAAGGCCGGGGACGGCGGGTTCTCCCTCCGGTTTCCCCCGGGCGACTTCGCCTCCCGCGCGCAGGCCACCCTCAAGGAGGAGTTCCCTTCCCTCGACGTGAGTCTCGGCGAGGTCAAGGCCGACGGGGCGACGGTGACCGCGCGGATGAAGCCCGCCGAGATCCAGGCGATCCGGACGAACGCGGTGGTGCAGGGGGTCGAAACGATCCGGAACCGGATCGACCAGTTCGGCGTCCGGGAACCCCAGATCATCGCGGAGGGGGAGGACCGGATCGTCGTGCAGCTTCCTGGCGTCAAGGACCAGCAGCGCGCGATCGAGCTCGTCGGCAAGACGGCCCTGCTCGAGTTCAAGCTGGTCGACGAGGGCGCGAGCGTGGAAGAGGCCCTCAAGGGGAACGTCCCCGAGGATGCCCAGGTGCTCTACCAGAAGTCGGTCGACCCGCAGAGCGGCCGGGCGACGAAGACCCCGATGGTCGTGAAGAAGCGGGCGCTGCTCACCGGCGACACGATCAAGACGGCGAAGGTGAACTTCGGCAACCAGGCCGGGGGCGCGCACGTCTCCCTCTCCTTCGATACCCGGGGGGCGAAGGTCTTCGACCGGGTGACCGCCGAGAACGTGAAGCGTCGGCTGGCGATCGTCCTCGACGACACGATCTATTCCGCGCCGGTCATCCAGGAACGGATCTCGGGCGGCGAGGCGCAGATCACCGGGAGCTTCACCCCGGAGGAGGCGTCCGACCTCGCGATCGTCCTGCGGGCCGGGTCGCTGCCGGCGCCGGTCAAGGTGATCCAGAACGTCTCCATCGGACCCTCTCTCGGTCTCGACTCGATCAATAAGGGAGTGCGGGCGGCGCTGATCGGCGCCCTGCTCGTCGTCGTGTTCATGGCGTTCTACTACAGGTTCGCCGGGATGGTGGCGGACTTCGCCCTCATCTTCAACATCCTCTTCCTCCTTTCGGGGATGGCCGCCTTCTCGGCGACCCTCACCCTGCCCGGCATCGCGGGGATCATCTTGGCGATCGGGATGGCGGTCGACTCGAACGTCCTGATCTTCGAGCGCATCCGCGAGGAGATCCGCGCGAAGAAGTCCGTTCGGGCAGCGATCGACGCCGGGTACGAAAAGGCATTCTGGACCGTGGTGGATTCCCACGTGACCACGCTGATCACGGCGGTGATCCTCTTCCAGTTCGGCACCGGGCCGATCAAGGGGTTTGCCGTGACGCTCTCCATGGGCGTGGCGATCAACCTCTTCACCGCGCTCGTGTGCACCAAGGTCGTGTTCGACTACCTCAACGCCAAAAAGCCGATGCAGGCGCTGAGCATTTAA
- the secF gene encoding protein translocase subunit SecF — MELVKNTKIDFMGLKKYAFSFSAILVILGIVGTVQIYRGKANLGIDLAGGTSIQLKFQKPFSMDEIRTLLAKAGHGEATLQEVSGENILMLKLRALGKQDEKMVAEPMVNLLRQSLPGNPFVVESVSEIGPAIGHKLRQDAELAMLISALAIILYLAWRFEFKFGVAAAIATFHDIFAIVGIFWILGIEMDLLFITALLTIGGYSLTDTVVVFDRIRENIRLRKKGTFSETINLSVNEVLSRTIVTSMTVFIAVVTLLVFGGIVLHNFALALAMGIVIGTYSSIFVASPVVALWRGEKMTEVKR; from the coding sequence ATCGAACTGGTAAAAAACACCAAGATCGACTTCATGGGTCTGAAGAAATACGCCTTTTCTTTTTCCGCGATTCTGGTGATCCTCGGGATCGTGGGGACCGTGCAGATCTACCGCGGGAAGGCGAACCTCGGGATCGACCTGGCGGGCGGGACGTCGATCCAGTTGAAATTCCAGAAACCGTTCTCCATGGACGAGATCCGGACCCTCCTCGCGAAGGCGGGGCACGGTGAGGCGACCTTGCAGGAGGTTTCGGGAGAGAACATTCTCATGCTCAAATTGCGCGCCCTCGGAAAGCAGGACGAAAAGATGGTCGCCGAGCCGATGGTGAACCTCTTGCGGCAATCCCTCCCGGGCAACCCGTTCGTCGTTGAGAGCGTTTCGGAGATCGGGCCGGCCATCGGGCACAAGCTGCGCCAGGACGCCGAGCTGGCGATGCTGATTTCCGCGCTGGCGATCATCCTCTACCTGGCGTGGCGGTTCGAGTTCAAGTTCGGCGTTGCGGCGGCGATCGCCACCTTCCACGATATCTTCGCCATCGTCGGGATCTTCTGGATCCTCGGGATCGAGATGGATCTGCTCTTCATCACGGCGCTGCTCACCATCGGCGGGTACTCGTTGACCGACACGGTCGTCGTCTTCGACCGGATCCGGGAGAACATCCGGCTCCGGAAGAAGGGAACCTTCTCCGAGACGATCAACCTGAGCGTCAACGAGGTCCTCAGCCGGACCATCGTCACCTCGATGACCGTCTTCATCGCCGTCGTTACGCTGCTGGTCTTCGGCGGGATCGTCCTGCACAACTTCGCGCTGGCCCTCGCGATGGGGATCGTGATCGGGACCTACTCCTCGATCTTCGTGGCCAGCCCGGTTGTCGCCCTCTGGCGCGGCGAGAAGATGACCGAAGTGAAGAGGTGA